Below is a window of Fervidobacterium pennivorans DSM 9078 DNA.
GACTCCACAAGCATGGATTCAATCTTTGATGACGTCGACGATGAGCAGATAGATTATTTTGTAGCCGATACGTCAACAACAACGAATGTTGTTAGGAATACAATTCTGAGCATAGTTCATGAAGAGATTCTTGAATCTCTGAAGGAAGACGAGATTAAGATATTCGAGCTTTGGTTGGATGGTTATAGCTACAAAGAGATAGAAGAGCAAGTGGGTGTTAACTTCAAAAAGGTCGACAATACCATTCAGAAGGTGAAGAGAATAATTAGAAGCAGACTCAGTGCTTCAATTCTTCCGTTCTTGGAAGGGTAATCATCGTAGATTAAACAAAGCGAGGGATATGTTTGGCAAAAGTCAAAAAGGTGCAATCCATACATGATATAGATTTTGATAAGCTTTTAAACTCGGGAAAGAGGATTTTTCTGTTTGATTTCGACAATACAATAAACGTATGGCGTTCAACACATGTTCCAGAACAAGCTGCAAAATTATTTGATTATCTCAAATCAAAAGGCGCAGAAATTTATATCGTTTCCAACGGCCGTAAGCGAAACTTGGATTATGAAGTCCCAGTTATTTGGCGTGCATTCAAGCCCTTTGCTTTTAAGGTAAGATTGAAGCTCAACCAGAAACTTAAACGAAAAGAAGAGGTATTGGTCATTGGTGACCAAGTCTTTACGGACGTGCTTTTTGCAAAATTACTCGGAGTTGATGTTATCAAAGTCGAGCCGCTTGATAAGTCAAAGGAAGCGTTTGGGACAAAGATACTGAGGCTTTTTGAAAACATTCTTCATAGATTCATCAAGCAAAGATAACACTTACGGCGCAACCTTTTGGCTAATAGTCCAAAAATTACAGCCCCGGATTCAAAAAATAATACGGCAATAGTTAAGAAACACGGAAAGTTAGATTATCGAGGCTTAAATAATGCCGAACGAGGTGATATGAATGAAGAAAATCCGTTTAGGTATCGTTGGTTGTGGTATTGCTGCTCGTGAGTTGCATTTTCCTGCGTTGAAGGAACTAACAGACAAGTTTGAAATAGTTGCTGTTACGAGTAGAACCAGAGAACATGCTGAGGATTTTGCAAAGTTGGTGTCCGAGACGTTAGGTTCTACTCCGCAGGTATTTAACTCCTACGAAGAATTACTACTCTCAAAGCAAGTTGATGCGGTGGATTTGACCTTACCCATAGAGTTGAACGTGCCTTTCATAAAGCAAGCCGTTGAACATGATTTGCATGTGATTTGTGAAAAACCGATATCAACTGATGTGAAAAGTGGGAAGGAATTAGTTGAGTTCTCACTTCAAACTAACAAGGTGATATACATTGCTGAAAACTACAGGCATGCGTTTAAGTACAATAAGATAAGAGAACTGTTGCACGAAGGAGCTATTGGTCAGCCTATTTTCGTTGACTGGCATCTATGGATTGGTATGGATAAGGAAAACAAGTATGTGAAAACAACTTGGAGACAAATTCCAAAACACATAGGTGGTTTTTTGTCAGATGGCGGGGTTCATCATATCGCCGCACTTAGGGTTATGTTAGGAGACATCGAATGGGTTAGTGGACAAGTCAAACGCATCACAGATTATTTGGGAGACGTTGATTTCCTCTCTACTCTTTTTGAATTCAAAACAGGTGTTGTAGGTAATTATACAGTTAGTTACGCGGTCAAGGGAGAAGAGTATTTCGAGATTGTTGGAACAGAAGGGAAGATAAGATTAACGCCGAATTTAATAGTATTGTCTGGAAAAGTAGACGAAGATATTCCACTTATCCAGGAGAATACGTTCAAGAAGGAATTTGAAGACTTCTACGAGGTTTTGACAACCGAAAAGCCAAATATCCTTGGAAACCCTGCAGAAGCACTCAAGGACCTTGCATTTTTTGAAGCGGCCATCAAGTCGAAAGGTGAAAAGGTAGAGATAGAAAGGTTGATAAAAGAGGCTTAAAAGAGGTTGAACAGATTAGTATGGAAAACAACAAAGACACGATTATCCATGTTTCGTTATTAGATAGAGATGTTCTGCTTACACCTCACGTATACGAACGCATGGTTGAAAGAGGAGTCACTCTGGAAGACCTTGTAAAATTGCTTGAATCAAAAGATTCAATGGCTGTCCTGCAAAAGAATTTCAGGCTCAAAATCACCAACGGCGAAATCAATGCCATATTGCAACTTTCAGGAAAAGTTTTGTATGTTATAACCGTATTCTGGGAAGATAAGAAAAGAGAAAAGAAAGAGATTAACGGATAAGGTATTTGGGATTATCGGGTAAATAATAAAAGACCACCCAGTCGGGTGGTCTTCTTATTCACACATATGCTTATATAAACTTTGCCACTTCTTCGAGCGGTTTTCTTATCCTATTGCCCAGTTCAATTGTTGCATGTTTTTCATTAAGTATATCGAGATTTCCCCAATAACCTACTGCTATTACGGTAATAATTATCCCGTTCAACCCGAATATCTCTTTTATCTTTACAGGGTCATACCCAGCAACTGGATGTGCGACAAGTCCCATCTGTGTTGCTTGGGTTAACAATAATCCAACGGCAGTTCCTGTGTCAAATAGCGAGTAATTTCTCCTGTCGCTCAGTTGACAACCTAATTCATCGTCTGTATAAACGATGAGCATAACCGGTGCTTGCTTCATCCAGTAATTTCCTTCCGAAAGTGTAGAGTGAAGCTTTTCGAGATTCTCTTTTGTTCTCACCACAAGAAATCTCCAAGGTTGTTTGTTCATACATGAAGGTGCCAACTGGGCTGCTTTCAAAAGAGTTTCTATCTTTTCATCTTCAACAGGGTCCGGTCTTATACCTCTAAATGCCCTTCTCACAAGGATATCGTCGTTAAGAGTTTGGTCTTTTTCGATGATTCTTTTGTATTCTTCCAATACTTCTTCCGCATGTCCATTCACACTAACTTTAATCCATTCTCTTCTGATTCTCCCCCAGGGGTCGACTATGAATGTAGACCTTATCAATTTTCCATCTTTTGCTGCACCAAATTGCTCTGCTACTATCTTATCTGGGTCTGAAAGTAATTTTACTCTTAGTCCCTTTTTAGATTTAAAACTTGCGATGGCTTTGCAATCGTCAGGGGATATGCCTATTACATTGCCGTTAAATTCATCGAGAAGTCTTGTGAAATCAATACCCTCGAGTGTACAGCCTGGAGTATTTGCTTTGGGATAGAAATAAACCACTGTATACCTTCCCAAAAGGTTTGTCCAGGAAAAATCTTTTCCTTCTTCATCTTTTAAAGTAAACTGAGGAATGAGTTTATAGCGTGATTGAATCATAACTCCAACCCCCTCAAAGCAACGGGTGTTTTATCAATTTGGTATGGTGCAAGTTGTTCTTCGTAAACGGGCTTGTTTGGGTTCATGTATATCACTCCAAGTGCGAGTTTTGAGGTGTCGGTTGCTATCTTAAATGCAGCTTGTCTGTCAGTTGGGTCGTAGCTATCGGGTAGCAAATATGTGTTCTCTCTGTACCACTGGTATGTGTTAACTTTGTTGAACGTGACACAGGGTTGTAATATATCAATTAAAGCGTATCCTTTGTGTTTTATAGCCATCTTGATAA
It encodes the following:
- a CDS encoding redoxin domain-containing protein, which codes for MIQSRYKLIPQFTLKDEEGKDFSWTNLLGRYTVVYFYPKANTPGCTLEGIDFTRLLDEFNGNVIGISPDDCKAIASFKSKKGLRVKLLSDPDKIVAEQFGAAKDGKLIRSTFIVDPWGRIRREWIKVSVNGHAEEVLEEYKRIIEKDQTLNDDILVRRAFRGIRPDPVEDEKIETLLKAAQLAPSCMNKQPWRFLVVRTKENLEKLHSTLSEGNYWMKQAPVMLIVYTDDELGCQLSDRRNYSLFDTGTAVGLLLTQATQMGLVAHPVAGYDPVKIKEIFGLNGIIITVIAVGYWGNLDILNEKHATIELGNRIRKPLEEVAKFI
- a CDS encoding sigma-70 family RNA polymerase sigma factor, translated to MIKYALRSKPTEKLVELAQSGLTEAMDLIIEKFYPMVVRIASQFYAPWAEFDDIVQNGLIGLIKAIFYYEPGKSSFSTFAWRSIESEVKTFITYQNRKKNKMLSDSTSMDSIFDDVDDEQIDYFVADTSTTTNVVRNTILSIVHEEILESLKEDEIKIFELWLDGYSYKEIEEQVGVNFKKVDNTIQKVKRIIRSRLSASILPFLEG
- a CDS encoding YqeG family HAD IIIA-type phosphatase codes for the protein MAKVKKVQSIHDIDFDKLLNSGKRIFLFDFDNTINVWRSTHVPEQAAKLFDYLKSKGAEIYIVSNGRKRNLDYEVPVIWRAFKPFAFKVRLKLNQKLKRKEEVLVIGDQVFTDVLFAKLLGVDVIKVEPLDKSKEAFGTKILRLFENILHRFIKQR
- a CDS encoding Gfo/Idh/MocA family protein produces the protein MKKIRLGIVGCGIAARELHFPALKELTDKFEIVAVTSRTREHAEDFAKLVSETLGSTPQVFNSYEELLLSKQVDAVDLTLPIELNVPFIKQAVEHDLHVICEKPISTDVKSGKELVEFSLQTNKVIYIAENYRHAFKYNKIRELLHEGAIGQPIFVDWHLWIGMDKENKYVKTTWRQIPKHIGGFLSDGGVHHIAALRVMLGDIEWVSGQVKRITDYLGDVDFLSTLFEFKTGVVGNYTVSYAVKGEEYFEIVGTEGKIRLTPNLIVLSGKVDEDIPLIQENTFKKEFEDFYEVLTTEKPNILGNPAEALKDLAFFEAAIKSKGEKVEIERLIKEA